The Meles meles chromosome 6, mMelMel3.1 paternal haplotype, whole genome shotgun sequence genome has a window encoding:
- the LOC123943553 gene encoding olfactory receptor 4K2-like, whose product MEGFNHSGVSEFVLLGLTDSPELQTFFFVIFSVFYLITMLGNSLILLTVLSTPHLHSPMYFLLSNLSLIDMCLSSFATPKMIMDFFAERKTISFEGCISQIFFLHLFTGTEIVLLISMSFDRYIAICKPLHYSTIMSQRVCAGLVVTSWTVGFLHTMSQLAFTLYLPFCGPNVVDSFFCDLPLVIQLACIDIYVLGIFMISTSGVIALVSFLLLLTSYIIVLVTIKDRSSTGTSKALSTCTAHFIVVFMFFGPCIFIYVWPFTNFLVDKVLSVFYTIFTPFLNPLIYTLRNQEVKTAVKKKLSNQNLNLGKTTPRYPVQ is encoded by the coding sequence ATGGAGGGGTTCAACCATTCTGGAGTGTCTGAATTTGTGTTACTTGGACTTACTGATTCTCCTGAGCTCcagacttttttctttgtaatattttctgttttctatttgatAACTATGTTGGGCAACAGCCTGATTTTGCTCACGGTTCTATCTACCCCACACCTTCACTCTCccatgtatttcctccttagcaATCTGTCTCTCATTGACATGTGCCTGTCCTCCTTTGCTACTCCAAAGATGATCATGGACTTCTTTGCTGAGCGTAAGACCATCTCCTTTGAGGGCTGCATTTCTCAGATCTTCTTCTTGCACCTTTTCACTGGGACTGAGATTGTGCTGCTGATCTCCATGTCTTTTGACAGGTACATTGCCATATGCAAACCTCTACATTATTCAACAATAATGAGCCAAAGAGTGTGTGCTGGGCTTGTGGTAACCTCCTGGACAGTGGGCTTTCTGCATACAATGAGTCAGTTAGCTTTTACCCTCTATTTACCCTTCTGTGGTCCCAATGTTGTAGACAGTTTCTTCTGTGATCTTCCTTTGGTCATCCAGCTGGCctgtatagatatatatgttcTTGGAATCTTCATGATCTCTACCAGTGGTGTGATTGCTCTTGTAAGTTTTCTGCTTTTGCTCACCTCCTATATCATTGTTCTTGTCACAATCAAGGACCGCTCCTCTACAGGGACATCTAAGGCTCTTTCTACCTGCACGGCACATTTTATAGTTGTGTTTATGTTCTTTGGGCCTTGCATCTTTATCTATGTGTGGCCTTTTACCAACTTCCTGGTAGACAAAGTTCTGTCTGTTTTCTATACCATCTTCACCCCCTTTCTGAATCCACTTATCTATACCTTGAGAAATCAGGAAGTGAAGACTGCTGTGAAGAAGAAACTAAGTAATCAAAACTTGAATCTTGGGAAAACTACTCCAAGATACCCAGTGCAATGA
- the LOC123944314 gene encoding olfactory receptor 4K3: MAWNNQSIITEFILQGLSSSWELQIFYFLFFSIVYAATVLGNLLIVLTILSEPRLRSPMYFLLGNLSFIDMSLASFATPKMIADFLSEHKAISFEGCITQIFFLHLLGGAEIVLLISMSFDRYVAICKPLRYLTIMSRRMCVGLVTLSWIVGIFHALSQLAFTVNLPFCGPNEVDSFFCDLPLVIKLACVDTYILGVFMISTSGMIALVCFILLVISYAIILVTVRQRSSGGSSKALSTCSAHFTVVTLFFGPCIFIYVWPFTNFPIDKVLSVFYTIFTPLLNPVIYTLRNKDVKDSMKKLSRHIFKSRKTDLTP, encoded by the coding sequence ATGGCCTGGAATAATCAGTCAATCATAACTGAATTCATACTACAGGGTCTCTCCAGTTCTTGGGAACTCCAGATCTtctatttcctgtttttctccatAGTCTATGCAGCCACTGTACTGGGTAACCTCCTTATTGTGCTCACCATCCTGTCAGAGCCACGCCTTCGCTCACCCATGTACTTTTTGCTGGGCAATCTCTCCTTCATTGACATGTCTCTGGCTTCATTCGCCACCCCCAAAATGATTGCAGATTTCCTCAGTGAACACAAAGCCAtctcttttgaaggctgcatcactcagatattttttctgcatctgttagGGGGTGCTGAGATTGTACTGCTGATATCTATGTCTTTTGATAGGTATGTGGCTATATGTAAACCTTTACGTTACTTAACCATCATGAGCCGAAGAATGTGTGTTGGGCTTGTAACACTTTCCTGGATTGTTGGCATCTTCCATGCTCTGAGTCAGTTAGCATTTACTGTCAATCTGCCTTTCTGTGGACCCAATGAAGTGGATAGCTTCTTTTGTGACCTCCCTTTGGTGATCAAACTTGCCTGTGTAGACACATACATTCTGGGAGTGTTCATGATCTCAACCAGTGGCATGATTGCCCTGGTATGTTTCATCCTCTTGGTGATTTCCTACGCTATCATCCTGGTCACTGTCCGGCAACGTTCCTCTGGTGGGTCCTCTAAAGCACTCTCTACTTGCAGTGCCCACTTCACTGTTGTGACCCTTTTCTTTGGTCCATGCATTTTCATCTATGTATGGCCTTTCACAAATTTCCCAATAGACAAAGTGCTCTCAGTGTTTTATACCATTTTCACTCCCCTCTTGAATCCAGTGATCTATACCCTTAGAAATAAAGATGTCAAGGATTCCATGAAAAAACTTAGCAGACATATCTTTAAGTCTAGGAAGACTGATCTTACCCCTTGA